The proteins below come from a single Geobacillus thermoleovorans genomic window:
- the menC gene encoding o-succinylbenzoate synthase: protein MAINIEYVILRHLQMELKAPFTTSFGTFQTKEFILVEAVDCDGVSGWGESVAFSAPWYSEETVKTNWHMLEEFLVPLLFSKPLRHPAELPERFAAIRQNNMAKAALEGAVWDLYAKRLGVPLCQALGGTKKEIEVGVSIGIQPTVADLLQVIERYVAQGYRRIKVKIKPGWDVDVIRDVRRAFPDVPLMADANSAYTFADAKRLQALDEFGLMMIEQPLAAEDLVDHARLQPLLQTPICLDESIRSYDDARKALDLGSCRIINIKIGRVGGLWEAKRIHDLCAERGVSVWCGGMLEAGVGRAHNIAITTLENFALPGDTAASSHYWERDIITPEVEVQGGLIRVPNAPGIGYEVDRRQVERYTQFAKVFHRTATA from the coding sequence TTCGGCACGTTTCAAACGAAAGAGTTTATTTTAGTGGAGGCGGTCGACTGCGATGGCGTTTCCGGCTGGGGCGAATCGGTTGCGTTTTCCGCCCCGTGGTACAGCGAGGAAACGGTGAAAACGAACTGGCATATGCTTGAAGAGTTTCTCGTGCCGCTCTTGTTTTCGAAGCCGCTTAGGCATCCAGCGGAATTGCCAGAGCGATTTGCCGCCATCCGCCAAAACAACATGGCGAAAGCGGCGCTTGAGGGAGCGGTATGGGATTTGTATGCCAAGCGGCTCGGCGTCCCGCTTTGTCAAGCTCTCGGGGGAACGAAAAAGGAAATTGAAGTCGGCGTCAGCATCGGCATCCAGCCGACGGTTGCCGATCTGCTCCAGGTGATTGAGCGGTATGTGGCGCAAGGGTACCGGCGGATCAAAGTGAAGATCAAACCGGGATGGGATGTTGATGTCATTCGCGACGTGCGGCGCGCGTTTCCCGACGTGCCGCTCATGGCGGATGCCAATTCGGCGTATACGTTCGCTGACGCCAAGCGGCTTCAGGCGCTCGATGAATTTGGGCTGATGATGATCGAACAGCCGCTCGCCGCTGAGGATCTTGTCGATCACGCCCGGCTGCAGCCGCTTCTTCAGACGCCGATTTGTCTTGATGAAAGCATTCGTTCCTATGACGATGCGCGCAAGGCGCTTGACCTTGGCAGCTGCCGCATCATCAACATCAAAATCGGGCGCGTCGGCGGGCTTTGGGAGGCGAAGCGCATCCACGATCTTTGCGCTGAGCGCGGCGTTTCGGTCTGGTGCGGGGGGATGCTGGAAGCAGGGGTCGGGCGCGCCCACAATATCGCGATCACGACGTTGGAAAACTTCGCGCTTCCCGGCGACACCGCCGCGTCGTCCCATTATTGGGAGCGGGATATTATCACACCGGAAGTCGAGGTGCAAGGCGGCTTGATCCGCGTGCCGAACGCCCCGGGCATCGGCTATGAAGTCGACCGCCGCCAAGTGGAGCGGTATACGCAGTTTGCGAAGGTGTTTCATCGTACGGCGACGGCATAA
- a CDS encoding solute symporter family protein, with protein MHGLAFFLFLIIVALTLVITYYASKRTKTTSEFYTADSSLTGWQNGLAIAGDYMSAASFLGIAGMIALTGFDGFFYSIGFLVAYLVVLYIVAEPLRNLGKYTMADMIAARFDDKKVRGVAALNTMAISIFYMIAQLVGAGGLIKLLLGLDYVYSVLIVGVLMTVYVVFGGMTATSWVQIVKAVLLMVGTFIISIIVFAKFDFSIAKMFHEVKTATPLGEAFLNPGNKFKDPLDTISLNLALVLGTAGLPHILIRFFTVKDAPTARKSVVYATWIIGIFYVMTIFLGFGAAAFVGYDKIVAANPAGNMAAPLLAEALGGDFLFAFISAVAFATILAVVAGLVLSAASAFAHDFYSHILRRGQATEKEQMLAARWASVGVSVLSILLALVAQKMNVAFLVSLAFAVAASANLPTIVFTIFWRRFNTTGAITGMLVGLISALVLVFFSPNVWSPQPGAAIFVGEPLFKLANPGIISIPLGFVGAIVGTLVSSKKADEKKYTEIVVKANTGIGRV; from the coding sequence ATGCACGGGTTGGCCTTTTTCCTCTTTCTCATCATCGTTGCCTTGACGCTCGTCATTACGTACTACGCCTCCAAGCGCACGAAAACAACGAGCGAATTTTACACCGCTGACAGCAGCCTCACCGGCTGGCAAAACGGGCTCGCCATCGCCGGCGACTATATGTCCGCCGCCTCTTTTCTCGGCATTGCCGGCATGATCGCGCTGACGGGATTTGACGGCTTCTTTTACAGCATCGGCTTCCTTGTCGCTTATCTTGTCGTCTTGTACATCGTTGCCGAGCCGCTTCGCAACCTCGGCAAATACACGATGGCCGATATGATCGCCGCCCGTTTTGATGATAAGAAAGTGCGCGGCGTCGCGGCGTTAAATACGATGGCCATCTCGATCTTCTATATGATCGCCCAGCTTGTCGGCGCCGGCGGCCTCATCAAGCTTCTGTTGGGCTTAGACTACGTTTATTCCGTCTTGATCGTCGGCGTTTTAATGACCGTGTATGTCGTATTTGGCGGCATGACGGCCACGAGCTGGGTGCAAATCGTCAAAGCCGTCTTATTGATGGTCGGTACGTTTATCATTTCCATCATCGTCTTTGCTAAATTCGATTTCAGCATCGCCAAAATGTTCCATGAAGTCAAAACCGCGACACCGCTTGGCGAAGCGTTTTTAAACCCGGGCAACAAGTTTAAAGACCCGCTCGATACGATTTCCTTAAACTTGGCGCTCGTGTTGGGGACGGCCGGGCTGCCGCATATTTTGATCCGCTTCTTTACGGTCAAAGACGCGCCGACCGCGCGCAAATCGGTCGTTTATGCAACATGGATCATTGGGATTTTCTACGTAATGACGATCTTTTTAGGGTTTGGCGCCGCCGCGTTCGTCGGCTATGACAAAATCGTCGCCGCCAATCCGGCCGGCAATATGGCCGCCCCGCTGTTGGCAGAAGCCCTTGGCGGAGATTTCTTGTTCGCTTTCATCTCTGCCGTAGCGTTTGCGACCATTTTGGCCGTTGTCGCCGGGCTCGTTCTGTCAGCCGCCTCGGCGTTTGCCCATGACTTTTACAGCCATATTTTGCGGCGCGGCCAAGCGACGGAAAAAGAACAAATGCTCGCCGCCCGCTGGGCGTCTGTCGGCGTTTCCGTATTATCGATTTTGTTGGCGCTGGTCGCGCAAAAAATGAACGTCGCGTTCCTTGTATCACTGGCATTTGCGGTCGCCGCAAGCGCCAACTTGCCGACGATCGTCTTTACGATTTTCTGGCGCCGCTTTAACACCACCGGAGCGATTACAGGCATGTTGGTGGGGCTCATCAGCGCTTTAGTGCTCGTCTTCTTCAGCCCGAACGTCTGGTCGCCGCAGCCGGGTGCTGCCATTTTCGTCGGCGAACCGCTCTTTAAGCTCGCCAACCCGGGCATCATCTCGATTCCGCTCGGCTTTGTCGGCGCCATCGTCGGCACGCTCGTCTCGTCGAAAAAAGCGGATGAAAAGAAATATACGGAAATTGTCGTCAAGGCGAATACTGGGATCGGACGCGTGTAA
- a CDS encoding DUF485 domain-containing protein, whose amino-acid sequence MAVKKQSFSDPVGANYEAIAQSASFRALIQAKKRFIIPATVFFFVFYFTLPVLTSYSKALNAPAIGPVSWAWLFAFAQFIMTWALCILYSKRAAQFDAIVEQVKQEAKEGGNA is encoded by the coding sequence ATGGCCGTCAAAAAGCAGTCGTTTTCCGATCCGGTCGGCGCTAATTACGAAGCGATCGCCCAGTCAGCTTCATTTCGCGCCCTCATCCAAGCGAAGAAACGCTTTATCATTCCGGCGACCGTCTTTTTCTTCGTTTTTTACTTCACCCTTCCGGTATTAACGTCGTACTCGAAAGCACTCAATGCGCCGGCGATCGGGCCGGTCAGCTGGGCTTGGCTGTTTGCCTTTGCGCAATTTATCATGACATGGGCCTTATGCATCCTTTATTCGAAACGCGCAGCACAATTTGATGCCATCGTCGAGCAAGTGAAGCAAGAAGCGAAGGAAGGAGGAAACGCCTAA
- a CDS encoding amino acid permease has translation MNLFRKKPIQLLMKESGAKGASLRKELGAFDLTMLGIGAIIGTGIFVLTGVAAAEHAGPALVLSFVLSGLACVFAALCYAEFASTVPVSGSAYTYSYATFGELIAWILGWDLILEYGVASSAVAVGWSGYFQGLLAGFGIELPKALTSAYDPAKGTFIDLPAIIIVLFITFLLNLGAKKSARFNAVIVAIKVAVVLLFLAVGVWYVKPENWTPFMPYGFSGVATGAATVFFAYIGFDAVSTAAEEVRNPQRDMPIGIIVSLLVCTLLYIAVSLVLTGIVPYEQLNVKNPVAFALNYIHQDWVAGFISLGAIAGITTVLLVMMYGQTRLFYAISRDGLLPKVFARISPTRQVPYVNTWLTGAAVAVFAGIIPLNKLAELTNIGTLFAFITVSIGVLVLRKTQPDLKRAFRVPFVPVVPILAVLFCGYLVLQLPAMTWIGFVSWLLIGLVIYFIYGRKHSELNEMARTEEKAG, from the coding sequence ATGAATTTGTTTCGTAAAAAACCGATTCAGTTGCTCATGAAAGAATCGGGGGCAAAAGGAGCTTCGCTGCGAAAAGAGTTAGGCGCATTTGATTTGACGATGCTCGGCATCGGCGCCATTATCGGGACAGGCATTTTCGTCTTGACCGGGGTGGCGGCGGCGGAACATGCTGGTCCGGCTCTCGTTCTTTCGTTCGTTTTGTCTGGGTTGGCGTGTGTGTTTGCGGCGCTTTGCTACGCAGAATTTGCCTCAACTGTGCCAGTGTCGGGGAGCGCTTACACTTACAGCTATGCCACGTTTGGTGAGCTCATCGCTTGGATTTTGGGATGGGATTTGATTTTGGAATACGGGGTTGCTTCGTCGGCGGTCGCTGTTGGTTGGTCCGGCTATTTCCAAGGACTGCTTGCCGGTTTTGGCATCGAGCTGCCGAAGGCGCTAACGAGTGCGTATGATCCGGCGAAAGGAACGTTCATCGATTTGCCAGCGATTATCATCGTTCTGTTCATTACGTTTTTGTTGAATTTAGGTGCGAAAAAATCGGCTCGTTTTAATGCGGTGATCGTTGCCATTAAAGTGGCGGTTGTGCTGCTCTTTTTGGCGGTCGGTGTTTGGTACGTCAAACCGGAGAACTGGACGCCGTTTATGCCGTATGGCTTCTCTGGCGTGGCGACCGGCGCGGCGACGGTGTTTTTCGCTTACATCGGCTTTGATGCGGTGTCGACGGCGGCGGAAGAAGTGCGCAATCCGCAGCGTGATATGCCGATTGGCATCATCGTCTCGTTGCTTGTGTGCACATTGTTGTATATTGCGGTTTCACTCGTATTGACAGGCATCGTTCCGTACGAGCAGCTCAACGTGAAAAACCCAGTGGCGTTTGCGTTAAACTATATCCACCAAGACTGGGTGGCGGGCTTTATTTCGCTCGGGGCGATCGCCGGCATTACGACCGTGCTCCTTGTGATGATGTATGGGCAGACGCGTCTCTTCTACGCCATCAGCCGCGACGGTTTGCTGCCGAAAGTGTTTGCTCGCATCAGCCCGACGCGCCAAGTGCCGTATGTCAATACGTGGCTGACGGGAGCGGCTGTAGCGGTATTCGCCGGCATCATCCCGCTCAACAAATTGGCGGAACTGACGAACATTGGCACACTCTTTGCCTTTATCACCGTCTCGATCGGCGTGTTGGTGTTGCGTAAAACGCAGCCGGACTTAAAGCGGGCATTCCGCGTTCCGTTTGTCCCGGTCGTCCCGATTTTGGCTGTCTTATTCTGCGGCTACCTCGTTCTTCAGCTTCCGGCGATGACATGGATCGGTTTTGTCTCGTGGCTGCTGATCGGTCTAGTGATTTACTTTATCTACGGCCGCAAGCATAGTGAGCTGAATGAAATGGCACGGACGGAAGAAAAGGCTGGATGA
- the sigI gene encoding RNA polymerase sigma factor SigI, which yields MSGVKRVFGTLLKRRERTLERTVVEIQRGNEALRNELIRQYKPFIVKTVSSVCKRFIREEDDEASIGLIAFNEAIEKYALHKGGSFLSFAELLIKRRLIDYIRKEVRTREAIWHVEDEENGEQAAQTYVDAKLSVEEFYRQIEQEQRREEILHYQQVLKQFGIHFHDLVEQSPKHKDARLNAIRVAELLVANDEWLGILFRKKQLPIKQLETMASVSRKTIERNRKYIIAVAVILAGDYIYLKDYIKGVLSS from the coding sequence ATGAGCGGGGTGAAAAGGGTGTTTGGGACATTATTGAAAAGAAGAGAGAGAACGCTTGAACGGACGGTTGTGGAAATTCAGCGGGGAAATGAAGCGTTGCGCAATGAGCTTATCCGGCAATATAAGCCGTTTATCGTCAAAACAGTCTCAAGTGTATGCAAGAGGTTCATCCGCGAGGAAGATGATGAGGCGAGCATCGGGCTGATCGCTTTTAACGAAGCGATTGAAAAATATGCGTTGCACAAAGGAGGTTCCTTTCTGTCGTTTGCGGAGCTGCTCATTAAGCGGCGCCTCATCGATTACATTCGAAAAGAGGTGAGAACGCGAGAGGCCATATGGCATGTCGAAGATGAAGAAAACGGCGAGCAGGCGGCGCAAACGTACGTAGATGCGAAATTATCGGTTGAGGAGTTTTATAGGCAAATCGAACAGGAACAGCGTCGGGAAGAAATTCTCCATTACCAGCAAGTGCTGAAACAATTCGGCATTCATTTTCACGATTTAGTCGAACAATCGCCAAAACATAAAGACGCCCGCCTCAACGCTATTCGTGTGGCTGAACTGCTTGTTGCGAATGACGAATGGCTTGGTATTTTGTTTCGAAAAAAGCAACTGCCGATCAAACAGCTGGAAACGATGGCGTCGGTCAGCCGCAAGACGATTGAGAGAAACAGAAAATACATTATTGCGGTCGCGGTCATTTTGGCAGGCGATTACATTTACTTGAAGGACTATATAAAAGGGGTGCTTTCATCGTGA
- a CDS encoding anti-sigma factor domain-containing protein, with product MKKGIVLELDEEFVTVLTPEGEFLRLKKEKECEIGEEVKANAVGRPFPFRRRSFRYALISVLTAATVLLATWIQWPSNAVYAYMSIDINPSMEAGVDAELRVLTLKAYNEEGKKVLAALPSWKRQPFSSVTKQIIALSEQKGYLKKGGEVLITTVERERDASSARKLSAALAEIQRSVADDRIVITTANSTMAVRNQAVKRGMTTGKLLQIEKKVKPAAPASVRSADGNGRKGEGWKDKAKGGEKENKTPAAKEQPTQQPSKKQNHNESNPKPSKNEKQPPRKQKHSHPTKGSLSPEKESYVKWKSHGNARPLRPGAHYEKKKGNGGDSGKEGHRRQADAHRHLKAMDAKTKKAE from the coding sequence GTGAAAAAGGGAATTGTGCTGGAGTTGGATGAAGAGTTCGTCACTGTATTGACGCCGGAAGGGGAATTTCTTCGATTGAAAAAAGAAAAAGAATGCGAGATTGGAGAAGAGGTCAAAGCGAATGCGGTTGGCCGTCCTTTTCCGTTTCGCCGCCGTTCGTTTCGATATGCGCTCATAAGCGTTCTAACGGCGGCCACGGTGCTTCTAGCGACTTGGATTCAATGGCCTTCCAATGCGGTGTACGCCTACATGTCGATCGACATCAACCCAAGCATGGAAGCGGGCGTCGACGCGGAGCTGCGCGTGTTGACGCTGAAGGCTTACAATGAGGAAGGAAAGAAGGTGCTGGCGGCGCTTCCTTCCTGGAAACGTCAACCGTTTTCTTCGGTAACGAAACAAATCATTGCGTTAAGCGAACAAAAGGGGTATTTAAAGAAAGGCGGGGAAGTGCTGATTACGACGGTGGAGAGGGAGCGCGACGCCTCTTCAGCGCGGAAGCTGTCCGCAGCGCTCGCGGAAATCCAGCGGTCAGTGGCGGATGACCGGATTGTCATTACCACGGCCAATAGTACGATGGCAGTGCGCAACCAAGCTGTCAAACGGGGGATGACAACCGGAAAACTATTGCAAATCGAGAAAAAGGTGAAACCGGCTGCGCCAGCATCTGTCCGCTCGGCAGATGGAAACGGCCGGAAAGGAGAAGGTTGGAAAGATAAGGCCAAAGGTGGAGAAAAAGAAAACAAAACGCCAGCGGCCAAAGAACAACCGACACAACAGCCGTCAAAGAAACAGAACCATAACGAGTCAAACCCGAAGCCATCAAAAAACGAAAAACAGCCGCCGCGCAAGCAGAAACATTCTCATCCGACCAAAGGAAGCCTTTCTCCTGAAAAAGAGAGTTATGTGAAATGGAAAAGCCATGGGAACGCCCGTCCGTTGCGGCCAGGCGCTCATTATGAAAAGAAAAAGGGGAATGGGGGCGACAGCGGCAAGGAGGGACATCGCCGCCAAGCCGACGCCCACCGCCATTTGAAAGCGATGGATGCCAAAACGAAAAAAGCCGAGTGA
- a CDS encoding alpha/beta-type small acid-soluble spore protein, producing MARSSNKLLVPGIEQALEQIKYEIAQEFGVQLGAGTVSRANGSVGGEITKRLIAQAQSELAGRKTE from the coding sequence ATGGCTCGTTCAAGCAACAAACTGCTTGTCCCAGGCATCGAACAAGCGTTGGAACAAATTAAGTACGAAATCGCCCAAGAGTTTGGCGTACAGCTCGGGGCTGGCACGGTTTCGCGCGCCAACGGCTCCGTCGGCGGAGAGATTACGAAACGGCTCATTGCTCAAGCACAAAGCGAATTGGCAGGACGAAAAACGGAATAA
- a CDS encoding LacI family DNA-binding transcriptional regulator, which yields MTTIKDIAKAAGVSITTVSRALNGYSDVNEKTRQKIMDIAKQLNYSPNTLARGLVMNKSKTIGLLVSGLTRESAKDNFTFEVLAGVNEYVSEVDYDMVLFSTTSTKQREKTYTQLCRERRVDGAILQGIRTDDPYLHEVVESEIPCVLIDIPIESKTVGYVTTDNVLGAKKAVRHLIELGHKRIAMINGYEYAFVSEQREKGFKEALIEAGLPVREYWIANGAFREEIAEQEALRLLQQYPEITAFFCASDLMALGVIKAVKQLGKRVPDDVAVIGYDDIILASYSSPALSTIAQDKFAMGYEAAKLLIDMLEGNAQSHVKILETELKIRGSTVKKDG from the coding sequence GTGACAACCATTAAAGATATTGCCAAGGCAGCGGGAGTTTCGATTACGACGGTTTCACGCGCGCTGAACGGCTATTCCGATGTGAATGAAAAAACGAGACAAAAAATCATGGATATCGCGAAGCAGTTGAACTACAGCCCCAATACACTGGCGCGCGGGCTTGTCATGAATAAATCGAAGACGATCGGGCTGCTCGTTTCTGGATTAACAAGGGAAAGTGCCAAGGATAATTTTACCTTTGAGGTGCTGGCCGGCGTCAATGAGTATGTCAGTGAAGTCGATTATGATATGGTGCTGTTCAGCACGACATCGACCAAGCAAAGAGAAAAAACGTATACACAGCTTTGTCGGGAGCGGCGCGTCGATGGGGCGATTTTGCAAGGGATTCGTACGGATGACCCGTATTTGCATGAGGTCGTGGAAAGCGAAATTCCATGTGTCCTGATTGATATTCCCATCGAGTCCAAAACCGTTGGCTATGTGACAACGGACAATGTGCTGGGTGCGAAAAAAGCGGTGCGTCATTTAATTGAGCTCGGGCATAAACGGATCGCTATGATCAATGGATATGAATACGCATTTGTGAGTGAACAGCGTGAGAAAGGATTCAAGGAAGCATTGATTGAAGCAGGTTTGCCCGTACGCGAATATTGGATTGCCAATGGAGCGTTCCGCGAAGAAATCGCGGAGCAGGAGGCATTGAGGCTGCTTCAGCAATATCCAGAAATTACGGCTTTCTTTTGTGCAAGCGATTTAATGGCGCTAGGTGTCATCAAGGCAGTAAAACAGCTTGGAAAGCGGGTTCCGGACGATGTGGCCGTGATTGGCTACGATGACATTATTTTAGCGTCCTATTCATCGCCTGCACTCTCCACCATCGCCCAAGATAAATTTGCTATGGGATATGAGGCCGCCAAGCTGTTGATTGATATGTTGGAAGGCAACGCTCAGTCCCATGTCAAGATTCTGGAAACAGAACTGAAAATACGGGGGTCGACGGTGAAAAAAGATGGATGA
- a CDS encoding amylo-alpha-1,6-glucosidase, with product MDYRVIKENDVFLLTDQDGNIPEHHPYGLGLYTKDTRFLSKWSLCINGEEPVLLASDAAQNYVATILLTNPHIERDGELILWRESVEIERKRFIYAGVLYETIKLKNYHPKPVQLEISVHMDADFADMFIVRGFQTGEVGKRTGQTIGKRSLTFHYEGADGVERATKVSWDREEKTVKEHGEIVFDFALDPAEEQTVTLMVEPITGKTGRVEVIPPEQALQRLQESYQRWERETANVITDERQFERLVRRGIGDLRVLLTDLGCGPFPVAGLPWFGVPFGRDSLIAALQLLPFNHEIAKGTLLTMARYQGTKVDPWRDEQPGKIMHEIRFGELANTNQIPFTPYYGTIDATPLFLVLLVEYVKWTGNFDLVRQLRSNIDAALHWIDRYGDRDGDLFVEYFQESSKGIANQGWKDSGDSIVHENGEYARAPIALVEVQGYVYQAKMGLADIFEQLQEVEKAEALRTQAEALKKRFEEQFWMEDRKFYALALDENKAPVRTITSNPGHVLFSGMLEGRRADAVIDTLLSEKMFSGYGIRTMAEGEAGYNPMSYHNGSIWPHDNSLILLGLSKLGRRREAKTVIEGLMEASMHFEYDRLPELFCGYSRSEGKPVRYPVACSPQAWAAGTPLVFVQALLGLFPNALEKNIYLSPTLLDSMNMLRVENILIGGGRLSLTVTREQDNFHVQIDENTTGWDIVLR from the coding sequence ATGGATTATCGAGTGATTAAAGAAAACGATGTGTTTTTATTGACAGATCAAGACGGGAATATCCCTGAACATCATCCGTACGGATTAGGGCTGTATACAAAAGACACCCGTTTTTTGAGCAAATGGAGTTTGTGCATCAATGGGGAAGAACCGGTGCTGCTGGCGTCTGATGCGGCGCAAAATTATGTCGCTACCATTTTATTGACAAACCCTCATATTGAACGGGACGGAGAGCTGATTTTGTGGCGCGAATCCGTTGAAATTGAGCGCAAACGATTTATTTATGCGGGTGTGCTCTATGAAACCATTAAGCTGAAAAATTATCATCCCAAGCCGGTGCAATTGGAAATCAGCGTGCACATGGATGCCGATTTTGCCGATATGTTTATCGTTCGCGGCTTTCAGACAGGAGAGGTGGGAAAGCGGACAGGCCAGACCATTGGAAAACGTTCGCTCACGTTCCATTACGAGGGAGCCGACGGAGTGGAACGGGCAACGAAGGTCAGCTGGGATCGAGAGGAGAAAACCGTTAAGGAACATGGAGAAATTGTTTTTGACTTTGCGCTCGACCCGGCGGAAGAGCAGACGGTTACGTTGATGGTCGAACCGATCACCGGCAAAACAGGCAGAGTGGAGGTCATTCCGCCTGAACAGGCGCTTCAACGATTGCAAGAATCCTATCAGCGTTGGGAAAGGGAAACAGCGAACGTCATCACGGACGAACGACAGTTTGAGCGTTTAGTCCGCCGGGGCATTGGGGATTTGCGGGTGCTGCTTACGGATCTTGGCTGTGGGCCATTTCCGGTGGCCGGACTTCCGTGGTTTGGCGTTCCCTTCGGCCGGGACAGTTTGATTGCGGCCTTGCAGCTGCTCCCGTTCAACCATGAAATAGCCAAAGGCACGTTGTTGACAATGGCCCGCTATCAGGGAACGAAAGTAGACCCGTGGCGCGATGAACAGCCTGGAAAAATCATGCATGAAATCCGATTCGGTGAGTTGGCCAATACGAATCAAATTCCGTTTACCCCTTATTACGGAACGATCGATGCGACGCCGCTCTTTTTAGTTCTGTTGGTGGAGTATGTCAAATGGACCGGCAACTTCGATCTCGTCCGGCAGCTTCGATCCAACATTGATGCGGCGCTCCATTGGATTGACCGGTATGGCGACCGCGACGGCGATTTATTTGTCGAGTATTTCCAGGAGTCGAGCAAGGGGATTGCCAATCAGGGATGGAAAGATTCAGGCGATTCGATTGTGCACGAAAACGGCGAGTATGCCCGCGCGCCGATCGCCCTTGTTGAAGTCCAAGGCTACGTTTATCAAGCCAAAATGGGGCTTGCCGACATTTTCGAACAGCTTCAGGAAGTGGAAAAAGCAGAAGCGCTTCGAACGCAGGCGGAAGCTTTGAAAAAGCGCTTTGAAGAACAGTTTTGGATGGAAGATCGGAAATTTTATGCTCTTGCGTTAGATGAAAACAAAGCCCCTGTCAGAACGATTACATCGAACCCAGGTCATGTGCTGTTTTCAGGAATGCTCGAAGGAAGGCGGGCGGATGCCGTCATTGACACCCTTCTTTCGGAAAAAATGTTTTCGGGTTACGGCATCCGGACGATGGCCGAAGGAGAAGCGGGATATAACCCGATGAGCTATCATAATGGAAGCATTTGGCCGCATGACAACAGCCTCATTTTGCTTGGCTTAAGCAAACTGGGGAGGCGGCGCGAGGCAAAGACGGTCATTGAAGGACTCATGGAAGCATCGATGCATTTTGAGTATGATCGCTTGCCGGAGTTGTTTTGCGGCTACAGCCGGTCAGAGGGAAAACCGGTCCGCTATCCTGTCGCCTGCTCGCCTCAGGCGTGGGCGGCTGGGACGCCGCTTGTGTTTGTTCAGGCGTTATTAGGATTGTTTCCTAATGCGTTGGAAAAGAATATTTATCTGTCGCCGACGTTGCTTGATTCGATGAATATGTTGCGTGTGGAAAACATCCTAATCGGCGGCGGGCGATTGTCATTGACGGTTACCCGTGAGCAGGATAACTTCCATGTCCAAATCGATGAGAATACGACGGGTTGGGATATTGTCCTTCGTTAA